DNA from Rhizobacter sp. J219:
CGGCCGACCCGATGCCACCCAACATCTCGGACAGCTACGTGATGCTCAAGCCCGCAAAAGACTGGCCTGAACCGCGCAAGACCCGGGAGGCGCTCGTGGCGGCCGTCAAGGCAGAGGTGGCCAAGCTGCCCGGTCAGAACTACGAGTTCTCACAGCCGATCCAGCTGCGTTTCAACGAGCTGATCTCGGGCGTGCGTGCCGACGTGGCCGTCAAGGTGTTCGGCGACGACATGGATGTGCTCAACGACACGGCCACGCGCATCGCCGGGGTGCTGCAAGGCATCTCCGGTGCTGCGGAAGTCAACGTCGAGCAGACCACTGGCCTGCCGATGCTCACGGTGCAAATCGACCGCGAGAAGACGGCACGCTATGGCCTCAACGTCCAGGACGTGCAGGACACGCTCGGCACCGCAATCGGCGGGCGCGAGGCCGGCACGCTGTTCGAAGGTGATCGCCGCTTCGACATCCTGGTTCGCCTGCCGGAGCACCTGCGCTCGGACCAGGAGGCGATCCGCCGCCTGCCGATCGCCTTGCCCAAGGGTGCCGACAACGCCCAGCGCTTTATCCCCTTGAGCGAGGTCGCCACGCTGTCGTTGGCTCCGGGACCGAACCAGGTCAGCCGCGAGGATGGCAAGCGCCGCGTCGTGGTCAGCGCGAACGTACGGGAGCGTGACATCGGCAGCTTTGTCGCCGAGGCTGAACAAGCCATCCAGCAGCAGATCAAGCTGCAAAGCGGCTACTGGATGACCTGGGGTGGGCAATTCGAGAACCTTCAGTCCGCGACCAACCGCCTCAAAGTGGTGGTGCCGGTTTCGCTGTTGCTCGTCTTCACCTTGCTCTTCGCGATGTTCGGCAACATCAAAGATGGCCTGCTGGTCTTCACCGGTATTCCGTTCGCACTGACGGGCGGAATCATCGCGCTGTGGATGCGTGACATCCCGCTGTCGATCTCGGCTGCGGTGGGCTTCATCGCACTCTCGGGTGTGGCGGTGCTGAACGGGTTGGTGATGCTGTCCTTCATCCGCAACCTGCGAGAAGGCGGCCACACGCTCGACGCCGCGATCCACGAAGGCGCACTCACCCGACTGCGCCCGGTGCTGATGACTGCGCTTGTCGCCTCGCTCGGCTTCGTTCCGATGGCGCTGGCCACCGGTACCGGCGCCGAGGTGCAGCGCCCGCTGGCCACGGTGGTGATCGGCGGGATCCTGTCCTCGACCGCGTTGACGCTGCTGGTGCTGCCCGTTCTGTATCGGATCGCCCACCGGCGCGATGACGAAGAGGATGAGGTGGCGGAGCGCCCACCTGCAGCAGCGGCGGACATGCCCGCATGACAGCCAATGGCGTGACCTCACAGGTCACGCCAGGAGCACACCATGGGATCGAACCACCAACACGCAGCTCCGAACAACGAGAAAGCCCTGTGGCTGGCCTTCGGCCTGACGTTTGGCTTCCTCGTCGCCGAGGTCGTTGCCGGCGTCCTCACCCGAAGCTTGGCATTGATATCGGACGCTGCGCACATGTTCACGGATGCGGCAGCGCTGGCGATTGCGCTGGCCGCGATCCGGGTGGCAAGGCGGCCGGCCGATCTCAAGCGCAGCTTCGGATATCACCGCTTCGAGATCCTGGCTGCGGCATTCAACGCACTGCTGTTGTTCGGCGTGGCGATCTACATCCTCGTCGAAGCTTGGCAGCGTTTCGAGCAACCGGCTGTGGTCGAGTCGACCGGCATGCTGGTGGTGGCGACGCTCGGCATGGTGGTCAACCTGGTCAGCATGCGGCTGCTGGCAGGCGGCAAGGACGCGAGCCTGAACATCAAGGGCGCCTACCTTGAGGTCTGGAGCGACCTGCTGGGATCGATCGGCGTCATCGTGGCAGCCGTGGTCATCCGCTACACCGGTTGGTCCTGGGTCGACAGCCTCGTGGCCGTGGCCATCGGACTGTGGGTACTGCCGCGGACCTGGGTGTTGCTCAAGGAGAGCCTGAACATCCTGCTCGAGGGTGTACCGGACGGCACCGATGCGCAGGCCGTCTCGCAAGCGATCCAGGGCGTGCCGGGCGTGACCGGGATCCACGACCTCCACATCTGGGCGCTGACCAGCGGCAAGGCGAGCTTGAGCGCACACGTCGTGCACGAGGCCGCGTTTGCACCCGAGGAGCTGATCGCCATCCTGCGCGCACTGCTGCGGGACCGCTACTCGATCGAGCACGTGACCTTGCAGTGCGAAACCACGCCCTGTCCGGACGCATTCGACAACACCCACTGGACTGAACCTCGCACCGCCTTGGCGGCGCGCGCAAAAGCGGCCAACGCCGCGGTCCCCACCCCCGTACCACCCCGCCCGTGATCGCGGGCATTTCTGTCAACCAACGATTTTCAACCCACGAAAGGCAACTCATGAACTCCCGTCTCATCTCCATGCTCGCCGTCTCGCTCGCCGTCGGCAGCACACCAGCACTCGCCGCCGATGACCACAAGGGCCACGACCACGGTGGCAAGGCCGGCGGCCATGCCCACGAAGCCAAACCGGCGCACGGCGGCGTGGTCAGCGTCGTGAAAGACGTCAACTACGAACTGGTCGCTAAAGCCGACACATTGACCCTGTACGTCAGCGACCACGGCAAGCCGGTGGATCTCAAAGGCGCGAGCGCCAAGCTCACACTGTTGTCGTCAACCGACAAGGCGGATGTAACGCTTGCGCCTGCCGGAGACCGCCTGGAGGCAAAGGGCAGCTTCAAGGTCGCCGCAGGCACCAAGGTGGCCGGCCAGGTCACGGTGGCCGGCGGTGCTGCCACGAGCGTTCGCTTCACGCTGAAGTGACCGGAATGTTTGTGGCTTCGCCAGAGCGCCAACGACATGAGCCCTGCAGAAGAGACCGCACACGCCTACTTTTGGGTCTCGGGGATTGTCGCGCTGGTGGCGGCGGTCGTGCTTGCAGTGGTTCTCGCCGTGCGGGACCGCAGGCGTCGAGTTGCCCGTCGAGAAGAGCGCCGGGCAAGTCGTCGGCGCAAATGAGCGAGGCCAACAGCTGATGAGGGTCCTGCTGGTGGAAGACGAGGCCAAGCTCGCCGCATACCTCCACAAGGGGTTGAGCGAAGAAGGCTTCGTCGTCGACGTGGTCCACAACGGCATCGACGGTCTGCACCTGGCGATGGAGTGCGAGTACGACGTGCTGTTGCTGGATTGCATGCTGCCAGGCCTCGACGGCCTGTCGCTGCTGGCGGCGCTGCGCAAGGTAAAGACGACGCCGGTGATGATGTTGAGCGCACGCCAGCACACCGACGACCGTGTCGAAGGCCTGCGCGCCGGTGCTGACGACTACCTCGTCAAACCATTCGCGTTCTCCGAGCTGGTGGCTCGGTTGCACGCGCTTCTCAGGCGGGCTCGCCCCGCGCAGGCGCCCGGCGTCGAAACCCTGCTGCGCCTCGCCGATTTGGAGCTTGACCTGCTCAAGCGCCGAGCGGTTCGTGGCGGTCAACGCCTGGACCTGACTGCCAAGGAACTGCAGCTGCTCGAACTGCTGTTGCGTCGCCAGGGCGAAGTGCTGTCGCGCACCGAGATCGCCGAGCGCGTGTGGGACATGAATTTCGACAGCGGCACCAACGTGATCGATGTCGCCGTCAGACGCTTGCGCCACAAGCTGGACGCACCGTTCGATCGGCCGATGCTTCATACCGTGCGGGGCTTCGGCTACGTGTTGGAGGACCGGGGGTGAAGTCAGCAGCGCCCGGGTCGCTCGCCCGGCGGCTGTCGGTTGGGCTCGCACTGCTCAGCCTGACCGTTCTGGCCATGGTCTGTTCCGCCGTGTTCGGGTGGGCCTACCTGGGGCTGAGCGAGCAGCAGGTCGAGCGACTGGAACGCCCACGGGTTCAGCTCGAACACCTGTTCAAGGAAGCCCGTGAGTCCGGTGACGAGCGACTTTTGACCCACAAGCTTGGGGATGTGCTGGTCGGCCAGACCTTGCTATCGGTGGAGATCTTGCGCAGCGATGGCAGCTTGTTTTTCCGGTGGTCGGGAAACAGTCTGGGAGAGGCGCAGCGGCTGCTCCGCTTCGCGTTGCCAGCCCCGGACGCGAGTGGAAATCTCTGGCAGACCCGCCTCGCGTTGGACGTGAGCGCAGATGCCGCCACGCTCAGCCTCTTGGCGGCGTCCCTGGCTGCAGCGGCGGCAGTGGGTGCGCTACTCATTGCAGCAGGCGGATCCGTACTCGTTCGGCGAGGATTGCAGCCTGTGAGGCGTCTGGTTGACCAGACCCGTGCGCTGTCGGTGGAAACGCGTGACCGCCGTCTGGACGGCTCCGCTCAGCCCGATGAGTTGGCACCGTTGGTGCTGCAGTTCAACCAACTGCTGGGACGTTTGCAGTACGCCTTCGACAGATTGGAGGCCTTCAACGCGGACGTTGCACACGAATTGGCCACGCCACTCTCTACCTTGATCGGCAGCACAGAAATAGCGCTGAGACGAGATCGATCGACCGAAGAGTTGCGGGTGGTGCTCGAATGCAATCTTGAAGAGTTGCAGCGGCTTGCCCGGATCGTGCAAGACATGCTCTTTCTGGCGCATGCGGACCATGGCACCCAGG
Protein-coding regions in this window:
- a CDS encoding cation diffusion facilitator family transporter, with amino-acid sequence MGSNHQHAAPNNEKALWLAFGLTFGFLVAEVVAGVLTRSLALISDAAHMFTDAAALAIALAAIRVARRPADLKRSFGYHRFEILAAAFNALLLFGVAIYILVEAWQRFEQPAVVESTGMLVVATLGMVVNLVSMRLLAGGKDASLNIKGAYLEVWSDLLGSIGVIVAAVVIRYTGWSWVDSLVAVAIGLWVLPRTWVLLKESLNILLEGVPDGTDAQAVSQAIQGVPGVTGIHDLHIWALTSGKASLSAHVVHEAAFAPEELIAILRALLRDRYSIEHVTLQCETTPCPDAFDNTHWTEPRTALAARAKAANAAVPTPVPPRP
- a CDS encoding heavy metal sensor histidine kinase, whose amino-acid sequence is MKSAAPGSLARRLSVGLALLSLTVLAMVCSAVFGWAYLGLSEQQVERLERPRVQLEHLFKEARESGDERLLTHKLGDVLVGQTLLSVEILRSDGSLFFRWSGNSLGEAQRLLRFALPAPDASGNLWQTRLALDVSADAATLSLLAASLAAAAAVGALLIAAGGSVLVRRGLQPVRRLVDQTRALSVETRDRRLDGSAQPDELAPLVLQFNQLLGRLQYAFDRLEAFNADVAHELATPLSTLIGSTEIALRRDRSTEELRVVLECNLEELQRLARIVQDMLFLAHADHGTQARRQPVASLAELLWRVASFHEAALADHSLTVQVQGDAAADIDSSLIERAASNLLSNAARYARAGSIVNLVVEVHEDEVHLQVENEGETIPADRVSRVFDRFYRAETSRKNADRHHGLGLSIVAAIAQMHGGSPFARSSQGRTTVGFTLRRTASSEAASAPSPTEPSESHKTKEVTP
- a CDS encoding heavy metal response regulator transcription factor → MRVLLVEDEAKLAAYLHKGLSEEGFVVDVVHNGIDGLHLAMECEYDVLLLDCMLPGLDGLSLLAALRKVKTTPVMMLSARQHTDDRVEGLRAGADDYLVKPFAFSELVARLHALLRRARPAQAPGVETLLRLADLELDLLKRRAVRGGQRLDLTAKELQLLELLLRRQGEVLSRTEIAERVWDMNFDSGTNVIDVAVRRLRHKLDAPFDRPMLHTVRGFGYVLEDRG